A single window of Nasonia vitripennis strain AsymCx chromosome 4, Nvit_psr_1.1, whole genome shotgun sequence DNA harbors:
- the LOC100121058 gene encoding structural maintenance of chromosomes protein 5 — MEVDKEVQSPVQMGIITRIAMKNFVTYDEVVVKPGKNLNLIIGPNGTGKSTIVSAIVLGLGGSPSVIGRAPQIGHYVKSGEQNATIEIDLQNGPNKFVTVTRMFNLQNHTTWMVNKKGATSKQITDLMRTFNIQVDNLCQFLPQDKVVEFANMSPPKLLEETERSVGDPKLLDNHLKLKALRTQQADLEEDLEKKTRLQDREKQIYDSLKDSVGHIQEQNAIKKKLKTLKQKKNWLIFQNKREEFNKAKIGRDEAQNKKNNIAKQLQPVEAAIAKLKTSIQGLEKTAKQHNSETSAKTAKLHKFLDDIEKQEKCIDEIEALCEQKIREEQESDNRIDELREQTNKMENDLRALMAEVGEVESLQEQLNSNTPQMNQHRVTANELSSQRNFFKEQIDHISRKIRGEEQVLQQTQDIANKRFELLHTMSADAYKGVLWLRENSHLFSKTIHEPMLLHINLKDSKYAKYFENIIPQRDLTAFVCEDKNDMNLLLRYLRDQQKLRINAVHSDPNRVVNYQPSIPLQNIQQYGFEHYLVSLIDAPQTILSYLVKMYGLNEIPIGNDKVQSSLDHIPDHFRRFFSSNNSYSVSRSKYTGEKSTRQSAIYAGKILSITVDTDKIRKIQQEITLSKEKLNALNNELKTIDEKIVEVQEKIKALKEIRSRIQGSLDQIQNLQVRINVNEKKIHGMQSNRMSIDQIRSKYKQEIQAAVLKQLQYYRQYNKLLDDLYKNIIINEEFKLQIKMEKNKLAHKENDSHDLREEFNNAERDYENLNRELQPLKVELKSAYATAKESTDGLEPEDKDFAPLMKSFAKLPATIEKLFEEIQATQARIFCLTNDQQEAKRVLDQFNIAKRHLEELDVLIKQKDEELSKVTQQIEKVKDEWLPMLESLVEKINANFSHSFTKMKCAGEVSLIKGDNEMDFDKYGLRIKVKFRNADELQALTRTHQSGGERAVTTAVYMIALQELTRVPFRCVDEINQGMDATNERRVFELIVKITSQCSSSQYFMLTPKLLPGLEYNDSVTVLTVFNAKFMVPCSEFDIHDQCDNIVEAVRRRRLAAH; from the exons ATGGAAGTCGATAAGGAAGTGCAAAGCCCTGTGCAAATGGGTATCATTACTCGTATAGctatgaaaaattttgt aACATATGATGAGGTAGTTGTGAAACCGGGGAAAAACCTCAATCTTATTATTGGTCCTAATGGCACAGGAAAATCAACTATCGTTTCAGCCATTGTTCTGGGATTAGGTGGAAGCCCAAGTGTTATTGGTCGTGCACCACAAATTGGCCATTACGTCAAATCTGGTGAGCAAAATGCCACTATCGAGATTGATCTTCAAAATGGTCCAAACAAGTTCGTTACAGTCACTCGGATGTTTAACTTACAAAATCATACAACATGGATGGTCAACAAAAAAGGTGCTACTAGTAAACAAATTACTGATTTGATGCGAACATTCAACATTcag gtTGATAATCTCTGTCAATTCCTACCTCAAGATAAAGTTGTAGAATTTGCTAATATGTCGCCACCTAAACTTTTAGAAGAAACTGAGCGATCAGTCGGAGATCCAAAATTATTAGATAACCATTTGAAGTTAAAGGCATTAAGAACTCAACAAGCTGATTTAGAAGAAGACCTTGAAAAGAAAACACGTCTGCAAGAtagagaaaaacaaatttatgATTCACTGAAAGATTCTGTTGGACATATTCAAGAGCAAAATGCAATTAAGAAGAAGCTAAAGACTTTGAAGCAGAAAAAGAATTGGCTtatttttcagaataaaaGAGAAGAATTTAACAAG GCAAAAATAGGACGAGATGAAgctcaaaataaaaagaacAATATTGCAAAACAACTACAACCTGTAGAGGCTGCAAtcgcaaaattaaaaacatcCATTCAAGGTCTCGAAAAAACAGCAAAACAGCAT AATTCTGAAACTTCGGCTAAGACTGCCAAGTTACATAAATTTCTAGATgatattgaaaaacaagaaaagtGTATAGATGAAATTGAAGCATTATGTGAACAAAAAATTAGAGAAGAACAAGAATCTGATAATCGTATTGATGAATTAAGAGAGCAAACAAACAAGATGGAAAATGACTTGAGAGCTCTCATGGCTGAAGTCGGCGAAG TTGAAAGTTTGCAAGAACAACTAAACTCAAACACCCCACAAATGAATCAACATAGAGTTACAGCAAATGAACTCAGTTCtcaaagaaattttttcaaagagCAAATAGATCATATTAGTAGAAAAATTAGAG GTGAGGAACAAGTACTACAGCAAACACAAGACATTGCAAATAAACGTTTTGAACTGCTACATACGATGAGTGCTGATGCATACAAGGGTGTACTGTGGCTAAGAGAAAATAGTCACCTGTTCTCAAAAACTATTCACGAACCTATGCTGCTTCATATTAACTTAAAAGATTCAAAGTATGCAAAATATTTTGAGAATATTATACCTCAACGTGATTTGACTGCTTTTGTATGTGAAGATAAGAATGATATGAATTTGCTGTTGAGGTATCTAAGAGATCAGCAAAAATTGAGAATCAATGCTGTCCATTCAGATCCCAACAGAGTGGTTAATTATCAACCAAGCATACCACTGCAAAATATTCAGCAGTATGGCTTTGAACACTATTTAGTATCTCTTATTGATGCGCCTCAAACTATTTTGAGTTATTTAGTCAAAATGTATGGACTGAATGAAATACCCATTGGAAATGATAAAGTTCAATCGAGCTTGGACCATATTCCAGATCATTTTAGACGATTTTTTAGTA GCAACAATTCGTACAGTGTAAGTCGTTCAAAGTACACTGGGGAAAAGAGTACAAGACAATCGGCTATTTATGCCGGAAAAATTCTCTCGATCACAGTTGACACAGacaaaatacgcaaaattcaGCAAGA AATAACGttatcaaaagaaaaactcaATGCACTCAACAATGAGTTAAAAACAATCGATGAAAAGATAGTTGAAGTCCAAGAGAAAATTAAAGCACTTAAAGAAATCAGAAGTAGAATTCAAGGAAGTTTGGATCAAATCCAAAATTTACAAGTTCGAATTaatgtaaatgaaaaaaaaattcatggaaTGCAAAGTAACCGAATGAGTATTGATCAAATCAGATCGAAGTACAAACAAGAGATTCAG GCTGCAGTATTGAAACAACTTCAGTATTATCGGCAGTATAACAAACTACTTGATGAcctctataaaaatattatcattaaCGAAGAATTTAAACTTCaaataaaaatggaaaaaaataaactagCCCATAAGGAAAATGATTCCCACGATTTAAGAGAAGAATTTAACAACGCTGAAAGAGATTACGAAAATCTTAATCGTGAACTACAACCGCTAAAAGTAGAACTGAAAAGTGCCTATGCCACAGCTAAGGAAAGCACTGATGGTCTGGAACCCGAAGATAAAGACTTTGCTCCACTGATGAAATCTTTCGCTAAACTACCAGCAACTATTGAGAAGTTATTTGAAGAGATTCAAGCTACACAGGCCAGGATTTTCTGTCTTACAAATGATCAGCAAGAAGCTAAAAGA GTACTAGACCAATTCAATATTGCAAAGAGACATTTGGAAGAATTAGATGTGTtgataaaacaaaaagatgAAGAATTGTCGAAAGTCACTCAACAAATTGAGAAAGTAAAAGATGAATGGCTTCCCATGTTAGAATCTCTAGTAGAGAAAATCAATGCCAATTTCAGTCATTCTTTCACAAAGATGAAATGTGCCGGAGAAGTTTCTTTAATCAAGGGTGACAATGag ATGGACTTTGATAAATATGGGCTTAGAATAAAAGTCAAGTTCCGAAATGCAGATGAATTGCAAGCTCTCACTCGCACTCATCAAAGTGGTGGCGAAAGAGCAGTTACTACTGCGGTATACATGATCGCTTTGCAAGAATTAACAAGAGTGCCTTTCCGCTGTGTTGACGAGATCAATCAA GGTATGGATGCCACTAACGAACGAAGAGTTTTTGAGTTAATTGTCAAAATAACAAGTCAATGCAGTAGTTCCCAGTATTTCATGCTGACTCCTAAG CTGTTACCAGGTTTGGAGTATAATGATTCTGTGACAGTATTAACAGTATTTAATGCCAAATTTATGGTGCCATGTTCCGAATTTGATATTCATGATCAATGTGACAACATTGTTGAAGCAGTGAGAAGACGTCGACTTGCTGCTCATTAA
- the LOC100121034 gene encoding dihydropyrimidine dehydrogenase [NADP(+)], producing MAAASSLVVSKDIPDIENLLSLNPRTKPYASVVPSSQTKQNKQHWKRNIHSKCDSCTPLTKNFDDIKHTTLSERGALYEASRCLKCADAPCQKSCPTQLDIKSFITSISNKNYYGAAKAIFSDNPLGLTCGMVCPTSDLCVGGCNLFASEEGPINIGGLQQFATDIFKQMNIPQTRIPGQTVAHANTKIAMIGCGPASLSCATFLARLGYDDITIFEKQKYVGGLSAAEIPQYRLPYDAVSFEVDLVRDLGVKIEFGRELSEKDLTVKKLQNSGYEVIFLGFGLPEPKSVPIFDGLTPEMGFYTSKNFLPAVSQGSKPGMCACKSTGLPNLYGNVVVLGAGDTAFDCATSALRCGAKKVFVVFRRGFTNIRAVPEEMELAKDEKCEFIPFASPKKVIVKGSKITAIEFYRTEQDENGEWKEDEDQLVRLKVSFVISAFGSGLYDSAVKNALEPVKLNRWGTPEVDGNSMRTTIPGVFCGGDLAGVSQTTVESVNDGKTASWYIHKYIQEKHGLTVPKEPQLPKFHTPIDDVDLSVEVCGIKFENPFGLASAPPATSCAMIRRSFEAGWGFAVTKTFGLDKDMVTNISPRIVKGTTDGYHYGPEQSSFLNIELISEKTAAYWCKGITELKRDFPEKVVIASIMCTYNKADWTELAQMAEATGCEALELNLSCPHGMGEKGMGLACGQDPELVRNIARWVRAAVKIPFFVKLTPNITDVVALAKAAYEGQADGVSAINTVQGLMSVKADGTPWPAVGSAKATTYGGVSGNATRPIALRAISKVAKALPGFPILGIGGVDSAEVSLQFLQCGARILQVGSAIQNQDFTLIEDYTTGLKALLYLKSVGHLKGWDGQSPPTFKHQKGKPVSLQHALGQSVPYFGEYQKLREKKAAEIKEQSNLLDVELKPTRPAPKPVQPIPTINDLIGKALPHIGNYTQLDNKKQVVALIDDDMCINCGKCYMACADSGYQAIQFNAETHIPKVTDDCTGCTLCLSVCPIIDCITMVPKKIPHVIKRGIPPKGITELPA from the exons ATGGCAGCTGCATCATCATTGGTTGTTTCCAAAGATATCCCGGATATCGAG AATCTACTGAGCTTGAATCCAAGAACGAAACCTTACGCCAGTGTCGTTCCATCGTCGCAAACCAAACAAAACAAGCAGCACTGGAAGAGGAACATTCATTCAAAGTGCGAC AGCTGCACCCCCCTGACGAAGAACTTCGACGATATCAAGCACACGACGCTGAGCGAACGCGGAGCTTTGTACGAAGCTTCCCGTTGCTTGAAATGTGCCGACGCGCCTTGCCAAAAATCATGCCCCACTCAACTGGACATCAAATCCTTCATCACATCGATATCGAACAAGAACTACTACGGCGCTGCCAAGGCCATTTTCTCGGACAATCCTTTGGGACTGACCTGTGGCATGGTCTGTCCAACCAGTGATCTCTGCGTGGGAGGATGCAACCTTTTCGCCAGCGAGGAAGGCCCCATCAACATCGGCGGCTTGCAGCAGTTTGCTACTGAT ATATTCAAGCAGATGAACATACCGCAAACGAGAATACCCGGACAAACAGTAGCGCATGCAAATACCAAGATCGCTATGATAGGCTGCGGACCGGCGTCTCTATCGTGCGCCACTTTTCTAGCTCGTCTTGGCTACGACGACATAACGATATtcgaaaagcaaaaatatgTCGGCGGCTTGAGCGCTGCCGAGATCCCGCAATACAGGCTTCCATACGACGCCGTGTCTTTCGAGGTTGATCTCGTTAGGGATCTAGGCGTGAAAATCGAATTTGGAAGAGAACTATCGGAGAAAGATCTGACCGTTAAAAAGTTGCAAAACTCTGGCTATGAAGTTATATTCCTGGGCTTTGGATTGCCCGAACCGAAATCCGTGCCGATTTTCGATGGTCTCACCCCGGAAATGGGTTTCTACACCTCGAAAAACTTTTTGCCAGCTGTATCGCAGGGCAGCAAACCCGGAATGTGCGCCTGCAAGTCAACCGGATTGCCCAATCTCTACGGTAACGTCGTTGTTCTGGGCGCTGGAGATACAGCTTTCGATTGCGCTACATCGGCTCTGAGGTGTGGAGCTAAAAAAGTTTTTGTCGTGTTCCGACGAGGCTTTACCAACATTCGTGCTGTACCAGAGGAG ATGGAACTCGCTAAAGACGAAAAATGTGAATTTATTCCCTTCGCGTCACCGAAGAAAGTCATCGTCAAAGGCTCGAAAATCACTGCTATCGAGTTTTACAGAACGGAACAAGATGAGAATGGCGAATGGAAAGAGGACGAGGATCAATTAGTTAGATTGAAAGTCAGCTTCGTTATTTCTGCCTTCGGTTCCGGCCTTTATGATTCTGCtg TTAAAAATGCTCTGGAGCCAGTGAAACTGAACAGATGGGGTACCCCAGAAGTTGATGGAAATAGCATGAGGACAACTATTCCTGGAGTCTTTTGCGGAGGTGATCTTGCTGGAGTTTCTCAGACCACTGTGGAATCGGTTAACGATGGAAAAACTGCTTCTTGGTATATCCACAAGTATATACAG GAAAAACATGGCCTTACGGTACCAAAAGAACCCCAGCTACCCAAGTTCCACACTCCCATAGACGACGTCGATCTTAGCGTCGAAGTATGCGgaattaaatttgaaaatccaTTCGGACTGGCATCCGCGCCACCCGCAACATCTTGTGCAATGATTCGTAGATCATTCGAAGCTGGATGGGGATTCGCAGTTACCAAAACGTTTGGTTTAGATAAG GACATGGTTACCAATATATCTCCTCGAATAGTTAAGGGCACAACAGACGGTTATCACTATGGCCCAGAACAAAGTAGTTTCTTAAACATTGAATTGATCTCGGAAAAGACAGCTGCTTATTGGTGTAAGGGTATAACGGAATTGAAGCGAGATTTTCCGGAAAAG GTGGTTATTGCTAGTATTATGTGCACATACAACAAAGCCGACTGGACGGAGCTGGCACAAATGGCTGAAGCCACAGGCTGTGAAGCATTAGAACTGAACTTGTCCTGTCCTCATGGTATGGGTGAGAAAGGCATGGGCTTGGCATGTGGACAA GATCCCGAATTGGTAAGAAACATCGCAAGGTGGGTAAGAGCAGCTGTAAAAATACCATTCTTCGTCAAACTGACACCCAATATAACAGATGTAGTTGCACTCGCAAAAGCAGCCTATGAAG GTCAAGCTGACGGAGTATCGGCCATTAACACGGTTCAGGGTCTTATGAGCGTCAAGGCCGACGGTACACCCTGGCCTGCTGTGGGATCAGCGAAAGCCACAACGTACGGTGGAGTGTCCGGAAATGCAACGCGACCCATAGCTCTTAGGGCAATTTCAAAAGTAGCCAAAGCACTTCCAGGATTCCCGATTCTTGGAATCGGAGGTGTCGATTCAGCAGAAGTTTCACTTCAGTTCCTTCAATGTGGAGCTCGAATTCTGCAG GTTGGAAGTGCCATACAAAATCAAGATTTCACGTTGATTGAAGACTACACAACAGGTCTGAAAGCTTTGCTATACTTGAAGAGCGTAGGACACTTGAAGGGCTGGGATGGCCAGAGTCCACCAACTTTCAAACATCAGAAAGGCAAACCTGTTTCGCTCCAACACGCATTGGGACAG AGCGTTCCATACTTCGGAGAATATCAAAAATTACGAGAAAAGAAGGCTGCTGAAATCAAGGAACAGTCTAATTTACTGGACGTAGAATTAAAGCCAACGAGACCAGCGCCCAAACCGGTTCAGCCAATTCCTACTATCAACGACCTGATCGGAAAAGCGTTGCCACACATCGGAAATTATACACAGCTCGACAACAAAAAGCAAGTCGTTGCTCTCATCGACGAC GACATGTGCATTAACTGCGGTAAATGTTATATGGCGTGCGCTGATTCTGGTTACCAAGCTATCCAGTTCAATGCTGAAACGCATATACCCAAGGTAACGGACGACTGTACCGGATGCACACTCTGCCTATCTGTGTGTCCTATCATCGACTGTATAAC TATGGTTCCGAAAAAAATTCCACACGTCATAAAGAGAGGAATTCCACCGAAGGGAATCACCGAACTTCCAGCGTAA
- the LOC100121011 gene encoding phospholipase A2-like — MRSLQCILALSVALLLVSLANAQFYENNYNDNDDEISNETEDDEDLYVDNRIDESPTFVSPVEKFVKAVTSGADNGIGRLISGITKPIRNIVSSNPAGRAVKSGFGEVLNMIGDRFKAIYPGTAWCGAGDIAKSSDEVGLFSMTDSCCRAHDYCNSNINAGESDHGLRNNGIFTRSHCQCDANFYHCLKDVRSIVATNIGITYFNILRPQCFKLEYPAHCVRYGRSRLRSNKCLDYDYDYSQNKTWQWFDSPDFL, encoded by the exons ATGCGGAGCCTGCAATGCATCCTCGCTCTGAGCGTAGCCCTCCTCCTCGTCTCTCTGGCCAACGCTCAGTTCTACGAGAACAACTACAACGACAACGACGATGAGATATCGAACGAGACCGAGGACGACGAAGATCTCTACGTGGACAACCGCATCGACGAGTCGCCGACCTTTGTCTCGCCGGTCGAGAAGTTCGTCAAGGCCGTGACCAGCGGAGCTGACAACGGAATCGGTAGACTCATCAGTGGTATCACCAAACCCATAAGGAATATCGTCAGCAGTAACCCCGCCGGAAGGGCTGTCAAGAGCGGATTCGGTGAAGTGCTCAACATGATCGGCGACAGGTTCAAGGCTATCTATCCGG GAACTGCGTGGTGCGGCGCCGGTGACATAGCCAAAAGTTCGGACGAGGTCGGCCTCTTCTCGATGACCGATAGCTGCTGCAGAGCTCACGATTATTGCAACAGCAACATCAATGCCGGAGAGTCGGATCATGGTTTGCGAAATAATGGCATTTTTACCAG GTCGCATTGTCAGTGTGACGCAAACTTTTATCACTGCTTGAAAGACGTTCGAAGCATCGTCGCTACGAATATTGGCATCACCTACTTCAACATTTTGAGGCCCCAGTGTTTCAAGCTGGAGTATCCTGCTCACTGCGTTCGATACGGACG TTCGAGGCTAAGGAGCAACAAATGCTTGGACTACGACTATGACTACAGCCAAAATAAGACGTGGCAGTGGTTCGACAGCCCCGACTTTCTATAG
- the LOC100120986 gene encoding differentially expressed in FDCP 8 homolog isoform X1: MNTSVESIDCFETQSRNNNADTAPSTPSSSSDYITGEADDSSDSRGPIPCTLKSVENLLSVTKAMGEDDLQELINKCKQMVLESAECSEERKWLVRRLIELRLRAQEIRETSNANVLETCVILGHHFSPQKYYISTSGSVYCDHCSGGIWTMLQSWYMCNDCGFCCHLKCMTSICRVCVHVVASEAGGYTYTKDICPERGLSAQAYRCAECNTRITFTASKGLSLSCFGSPFKYTESGWIEPRLCDYTGLYYCQRCHWNSVAVIPARIIRNWDMEPRKVSRAAYQLLTLLQNKPVLMLDKLNQKLFSFIPDLSLIKRLREELQMMKQYLVICPEASTQGLPWKSGLRTHMLESSGNYSVKDLVDLENGILVDEIQIAYNAMKTHITETCRLCKARGHHCEICGNDEIIYPWDTTATMCQLCSTVYHRLCRSKRNHCCPKCLRIQQRQSTDIGAAITKNDNTDNCDSTA; encoded by the exons ATGAATACAAGTGTGGAATCCATAGATTGTTTTGAGACGCAAAGTCGTAATAATAATGCTGACACAGCTCCATCAACACCTTCCTCCTCCTCTGATTACATCACTGGAGAAGCAGATGATAGTTCAGACAGTAGAGGACCAATACCCTGTACGCTCAAATCTGTTGAAAATCTATTGTCTGTTACCAAG GCAATGGGTGAAGATGATCTTCAAGAACTGATAAACAAATGCAAACAGATGGTGTTGGAAAGTGCAGAATGTTCTGAAGAACGCAAATGGCTTGTCAGACGTTTGATAGAGTTGCGATTGAGAGCTCAAGAAATTCGGGAAACCTCTAATGCAAATGTCTTAGAAACTTGTGTAATTTTGGGTCATCATTTTTCACCACAAAAGTATTATATATCGACATCTGGCTCAGTTTACTGTGATCATTGCAGTGGTGGAATATGGACTATGCTACAATCTTGGTACATGTGCAATG attGTGGATTTTGCTGTCATTTAAAGTGCATGACAAGTATTTGCAGAGTTTGCGTTCATGTTGTTGCCAGTGAAGCTGGAGGTTATACTTATACAAAAGATATATGTCCTGAGCGAGGTTTATCTGCACAGGCTTATAGGTGTGCAGAGTGCAATACAAGAATAACCTTTA CTGCCTCTAAAGGATTATCCTTATCATGTTTTGGCAGTCCTTTTAAGTATACAG AATCAGGATGGATAGAACCTCGACTATGTGACTACACTGGCTTGTATTACTGTCAAAGATGCCATTGGAATTCGGTTGCTGTTATCCCAGCAAGAATAATTCGCAACTGGGACATGGAACCAAGAAAGGTTTCTCGCGCTGCCTATCAACTCCTGACACTATTGCAAAATAAACCAGTATTAATGTTGGACAAGTTGaatcaaaaacttttttcctTCATTCCTGACTTATCTTTAATCAAG AGACTTAGAGAAGAATTACAAATGATGAAGCAATACCTTGTAATCTGTCCAGAAGCAAGCACACAAGGATTACCATGGAAGTCTGGATTAAGGACTCATATGCTCGAAAGTTCAGGAAATTATTCAGTCAAAGATCTTGTTGATCTAGAGAATGGAATTTTAGTTGATGAAATTCAAATAGCATACAATGCAATGAAAACTCATATAACAGAAACCTGTAGACTTTGCAAAGCAAG GGGTCATCATTGTGAAATATGTGGGAACGACGAAATTATTTATCCATGGGATACAACTGCAACAATGTGCCAACTGTGCTCTACAGTCTATCATCGGTTATGTCGTTCGAAACGAAATCATTGTTGTCCTAAGTGCTTAAGAATACAACAAAGACAGTCTACAGATATAGGAGCTGCAATAACTAAGAACGACAATACCGACAATTGTGATTCGACCGCTTGA
- the LOC100120986 gene encoding differentially expressed in FDCP 8 homolog isoform X2, which translates to MNTSVESIDCFETQSRNNNADTAPSTPSSSSDYITGEADDSSDSRGPIPCTLKSVENLLSVTKAMGEDDLQELINKCKQMVLESAECSEERKWLVRRLIELRLRAQEIRETSNANVLETCVILGHHFSPQKYYISTSGSVYCDHCSGGIWTMLQSWYMCNDCGFCCHLKCMTSICRVCVHVVASEAGGYTYTKDICPERGLSAQAYRCAECNTRITFKSGWIEPRLCDYTGLYYCQRCHWNSVAVIPARIIRNWDMEPRKVSRAAYQLLTLLQNKPVLMLDKLNQKLFSFIPDLSLIKRLREELQMMKQYLVICPEASTQGLPWKSGLRTHMLESSGNYSVKDLVDLENGILVDEIQIAYNAMKTHITETCRLCKARGHHCEICGNDEIIYPWDTTATMCQLCSTVYHRLCRSKRNHCCPKCLRIQQRQSTDIGAAITKNDNTDNCDSTA; encoded by the exons ATGAATACAAGTGTGGAATCCATAGATTGTTTTGAGACGCAAAGTCGTAATAATAATGCTGACACAGCTCCATCAACACCTTCCTCCTCCTCTGATTACATCACTGGAGAAGCAGATGATAGTTCAGACAGTAGAGGACCAATACCCTGTACGCTCAAATCTGTTGAAAATCTATTGTCTGTTACCAAG GCAATGGGTGAAGATGATCTTCAAGAACTGATAAACAAATGCAAACAGATGGTGTTGGAAAGTGCAGAATGTTCTGAAGAACGCAAATGGCTTGTCAGACGTTTGATAGAGTTGCGATTGAGAGCTCAAGAAATTCGGGAAACCTCTAATGCAAATGTCTTAGAAACTTGTGTAATTTTGGGTCATCATTTTTCACCACAAAAGTATTATATATCGACATCTGGCTCAGTTTACTGTGATCATTGCAGTGGTGGAATATGGACTATGCTACAATCTTGGTACATGTGCAATG attGTGGATTTTGCTGTCATTTAAAGTGCATGACAAGTATTTGCAGAGTTTGCGTTCATGTTGTTGCCAGTGAAGCTGGAGGTTATACTTATACAAAAGATATATGTCCTGAGCGAGGTTTATCTGCACAGGCTTATAGGTGTGCAGAGTGCAATACAAGAATAACCTTTA AATCAGGATGGATAGAACCTCGACTATGTGACTACACTGGCTTGTATTACTGTCAAAGATGCCATTGGAATTCGGTTGCTGTTATCCCAGCAAGAATAATTCGCAACTGGGACATGGAACCAAGAAAGGTTTCTCGCGCTGCCTATCAACTCCTGACACTATTGCAAAATAAACCAGTATTAATGTTGGACAAGTTGaatcaaaaacttttttcctTCATTCCTGACTTATCTTTAATCAAG AGACTTAGAGAAGAATTACAAATGATGAAGCAATACCTTGTAATCTGTCCAGAAGCAAGCACACAAGGATTACCATGGAAGTCTGGATTAAGGACTCATATGCTCGAAAGTTCAGGAAATTATTCAGTCAAAGATCTTGTTGATCTAGAGAATGGAATTTTAGTTGATGAAATTCAAATAGCATACAATGCAATGAAAACTCATATAACAGAAACCTGTAGACTTTGCAAAGCAAG GGGTCATCATTGTGAAATATGTGGGAACGACGAAATTATTTATCCATGGGATACAACTGCAACAATGTGCCAACTGTGCTCTACAGTCTATCATCGGTTATGTCGTTCGAAACGAAATCATTGTTGTCCTAAGTGCTTAAGAATACAACAAAGACAGTCTACAGATATAGGAGCTGCAATAACTAAGAACGACAATACCGACAATTGTGATTCGACCGCTTGA